One segment of Oscillatoria sp. FACHB-1407 DNA contains the following:
- a CDS encoding pentapeptide repeat-containing protein, with the protein MYQAWRQLVRYKKFWFPVILFALGLWFAPIAIQNLYQAWASLTNTEKISTIQTIATIVGGLAIFLNLKQSHEQQITDRYSKAVEQLGSSQLSVRIGGIYALERIAKDSPKDHWTIMEVLTAFVRRPPPLNESTTEALAGRTRPIDADVQAALTVIGRRDASRDPQDKPLDLNHANLWGAVLQNANLHGANLIGVDLSDANLCGSNLEGAFLAEARLEGARFNSQSNLRETYLKEAKFDYKTNFTGADLTGAILEEVTGTRVNFEKAVLTRVNFDKSKLAHSKFRGANLQDATLRAAELNESDFSKTILKNTSFQETNLSGACLRAINWGSECTDYALSKLTKLQPNVAPIAKRKSNRIDRILLLQKLYSSFRVLKTRLGFYTIETLSSRTGSLKQVTINKVSFKNTVLSEADLGDSNFRDADFTGAILNKTQLQNTILDGADFSRVDLTNVLHFTPKQAQSIITDSRTKFNSQLLKELNPNTKAVEEPDDDF; encoded by the coding sequence TTGTATCAAGCGTGGAGACAACTCGTTAGGTATAAAAAGTTCTGGTTTCCTGTAATCTTGTTTGCTCTTGGGTTATGGTTTGCTCCCATTGCAATTCAAAATCTCTACCAAGCTTGGGCTTCACTAACAAATACTGAGAAAATATCAACTATTCAAACAATTGCAACCATTGTTGGTGGTCTTGCAATTTTCTTGAACCTTAAACAGAGCCATGAGCAGCAAATTACTGACCGTTATTCTAAAGCGGTTGAGCAGTTGGGAAGCAGCCAACTGTCTGTTCGCATAGGAGGAATCTATGCACTAGAGAGAATTGCAAAAGATTCACCTAAAGATCACTGGACAATTATGGAGGTTCTCACTGCATTTGTTCGCAGACCTCCTCCCTTAAATGAATCAACAACAGAGGCTTTAGCAGGAAGAACAAGACCTATTGATGCAGACGTTCAAGCTGCGCTTACCGTTATTGGACGGCGTGACGCTAGTCGAGATCCACAAGACAAACCGTTAGATTTGAACCATGCCAATCTTTGGGGAGCCGTTCTACAGAATGCTAATTTACATGGAGCGAATCTAATAGGTGTTGATTTATCTGACGCAAACTTGTGTGGAAGCAACCTTGAGGGTGCTTTTTTAGCAGAAGCAAGGCTCGAAGGTGCTCGCTTTAACAGTCAATCTAATCTACGGGAAACCTATTTGAAGGAAGCCAAATTTGATTATAAGACTAACTTCACTGGAGCGGATCTAACTGGTGCGATTTTAGAAGAAGTAACCGGAACACGAGTTAATTTTGAGAAAGCAGTTTTGACTAGAGTTAACTTTGATAAGTCAAAGCTTGCCCATTCCAAATTCCGTGGAGCTAATCTTCAAGACGCGACGCTAAGAGCAGCAGAACTTAACGAATCTGACTTTAGCAAAACCATTCTTAAAAATACTAGCTTTCAAGAAACTAATCTTAGTGGAGCATGTCTCAGGGCTATAAATTGGGGAAGTGAGTGTACAGATTATGCGCTTAGCAAACTCACAAAATTGCAGCCCAATGTTGCACCGATTGCCAAGCGAAAATCCAATCGCATAGATAGAATCCTACTTCTTCAGAAGCTCTATAGCTCGTTTAGAGTACTGAAGACACGTTTGGGATTTTATACCATTGAAACGCTGTCCAGTAGGACTGGTAGCTTAAAGCAAGTGACAATTAATAAAGTAAGCTTCAAGAATACGGTCCTAAGTGAAGCAGATCTTGGTGATTCTAATTTTCGTGATGCAGATTTTACTGGAGCGATTCTCAACAAAACTCAACTACAAAACACGATACTTGATGGGGCTGATTTTAGTAGAGTTGACCTCACAAATGTTTTGCATTTCACCCCTAAACAAGCTCAATCAATTATTACTGATAGTCGAACTAAGTTTAACTCCCAATTATTGAAAGAATTAAACCCAAATACCAAAGCTGTAGAAGAGCCTGATGACGATTTCTAA
- a CDS encoding clostripain-related cysteine peptidase has product MLASTSKHSNALKSASFKPSTFTSYSSPLQSDLSQHNSDSVSKARSPFRRASSSRDLGNTRGGALNLGSLKNRILTDGVGGAGDRSDFARFTVTGRQNLRLSLRGMTANADVQLFNQAGVAIAGSYQKGAAADRINCDLEAGTYYVRVFSTSGRTNYNLSLSTRRLSNVSTMADNPAPTGNRADWTVMVYMSSDDLESYTIEDFREMASIGSTSNVNIVLQYDRTAADHPKFIKGQATDDTRYGNWTDTRRGLVSYGSTPGRHWGTSIGEANMGDANTLRNFLDWSMSNYQADNYALIVWGHGSGTEVAFDDITNDALSANEFNSVLGGLSDTIDLVGMDACLMGTVEFAHAIRDNASVFVGSQENIPGTSWDYATTLQDLVANPAMTASQFGSSIVNRYAQTYPLNIEYPVDEKDLETLSAIDLTAMRDSNPFNLSSALSDFANAVMYTATDSDLQALGSTRNTYSNQYGEGSFPDYVDIGHLFSNVVNNSWISTDIRAAAQDVLTAYTNTIISNFTATADRSTGLSIYFSARGKYPSSNHLEVTSNFVNDTLWDNFLAWEDW; this is encoded by the coding sequence ATGCTAGCCTCCACTTCTAAGCATTCTAATGCTCTCAAGTCCGCTTCATTCAAACCCTCTACTTTCACGTCTTATTCCTCTCCACTTCAGTCTGATTTAAGTCAACACAACAGCGACAGCGTTTCCAAAGCCCGATCGCCCTTTAGACGGGCTTCCTCTAGCCGAGATTTGGGCAACACTCGTGGCGGTGCGCTCAATTTAGGGTCATTGAAAAATCGCATTCTCACTGATGGAGTTGGTGGTGCAGGCGATCGCAGTGATTTTGCGAGATTTACTGTGACAGGTCGGCAAAACTTGCGTTTGTCGCTTCGAGGCATGACTGCCAATGCCGATGTGCAACTGTTTAATCAAGCGGGGGTGGCGATCGCAGGTTCCTATCAAAAGGGTGCAGCGGCAGACAGAATCAACTGTGATCTAGAAGCCGGAACTTATTATGTACGAGTGTTTTCGACGAGTGGCAGAACAAACTACAATCTCAGCCTCTCAACTCGTCGTCTGAGCAACGTCTCTACGATGGCTGATAACCCTGCCCCTACGGGAAATCGAGCAGACTGGACAGTGATGGTTTACATGTCATCCGACGATCTGGAAAGCTACACCATCGAGGATTTCCGCGAGATGGCAAGCATCGGTTCCACCAGCAACGTCAATATTGTGTTGCAATACGATCGCACGGCTGCCGACCACCCCAAATTCATAAAAGGACAAGCCACCGACGACACTCGTTATGGCAACTGGACAGATACTCGGCGTGGGTTGGTCAGCTATGGCAGTACCCCTGGCAGACATTGGGGCACCAGCATTGGCGAAGCAAACATGGGCGATGCGAATACGCTCCGCAACTTTCTCGACTGGAGTATGTCCAACTATCAAGCCGACAACTACGCTCTAATCGTTTGGGGACATGGTTCCGGGACTGAAGTGGCATTTGACGACATCACCAATGATGCGCTTAGTGCCAATGAGTTCAACAGCGTGCTGGGTGGCTTGTCTGACACGATCGACTTAGTTGGCATGGATGCCTGCCTGATGGGAACCGTGGAATTCGCTCACGCAATTAGAGACAATGCCTCTGTCTTTGTGGGTTCCCAAGAAAATATTCCGGGCACCAGTTGGGACTACGCTACAACCTTGCAAGATCTGGTAGCGAACCCTGCTATGACCGCCTCACAATTTGGCAGCAGCATTGTTAACCGTTATGCTCAAACCTACCCTCTCAACATTGAATATCCTGTAGATGAAAAAGATCTAGAGACCCTCTCGGCGATCGACTTAACTGCGATGCGTGATAGCAATCCTTTCAACCTCTCCAGTGCATTAAGCGATTTTGCTAATGCTGTCATGTATACCGCTACTGACTCTGACCTCCAGGCTTTGGGGTCAACCCGCAATACTTACTCCAATCAGTATGGCGAAGGTAGTTTTCCTGACTATGTGGATATTGGTCATCTCTTCTCAAACGTGGTGAACAATAGCTGGATTTCAACCGACATTCGAGCAGCGGCTCAAGATGTGCTGACGGCTTACACCAACACGATCATCAGCAACTTTACAGCGACCGCAGATCGGAGCACTGGGTTGTCGATCTATTTCTCAGCACGGGGTAAATATCCCAGTTCCAATCACTTAGAAGTAACTTCTAATTTTGTCAACGACACTCTCTGGGATAACTTCCTGGCATGGGAAGACTGGTAA
- a CDS encoding AraC family transcriptional regulator — protein MNAVLSSCERIDIEGEAHSPRLGSQTDGGTNCKMEKQREQVKFWRWRSSSNHELSQEHDVELLRARYITHSFGRHTHDTFAIGVIQQGAEEFDYRGETHVAIAGTIAMINPGEVHTGHAATDVGWTYRMLYPDVRLLQQAASQLADHDASIPYFPNPVVQDEYLTGLMLRLHVALEEQAPQLEQDSRFLWTFSQLVWRHGGDRPTLKAIGNESRAIQIAREYLETHYTENVSLETLAAIAHLSPFHLLRTFRKQVGLPPHEYLNQVRFRQAKKLLVQGQPIREVAHVTGFADQSHLTRQFKRMIGVTPGQYRSP, from the coding sequence ATGAATGCAGTTTTGTCGTCCTGTGAAAGGATCGACATCGAGGGTGAGGCACATTCTCCAAGACTTGGTTCTCAAACCGATGGGGGCACCAACTGCAAGATGGAAAAACAACGAGAACAGGTCAAATTTTGGCGATGGCGCAGTTCCTCAAATCATGAGTTGTCTCAGGAACACGATGTTGAGTTGCTGCGTGCCCGTTACATCACCCATTCCTTTGGTCGCCACACCCACGACACCTTTGCCATTGGTGTGATTCAGCAAGGGGCAGAAGAGTTTGACTATCGGGGAGAAACCCATGTGGCGATCGCGGGTACGATTGCCATGATTAACCCCGGTGAGGTGCACACAGGGCACGCCGCCACGGATGTAGGTTGGACCTATCGAATGTTGTATCCTGACGTGCGGTTGCTGCAACAGGCCGCTTCACAACTCGCGGATCATGATGCCAGCATTCCCTACTTCCCCAATCCAGTGGTGCAGGATGAATATCTGACTGGGTTGATGCTGCGACTGCATGTGGCTCTAGAGGAACAGGCTCCTCAGTTGGAACAGGACTCCCGTTTTTTATGGACATTTAGCCAATTGGTTTGGCGGCATGGGGGCGATCGCCCTACCCTCAAAGCGATCGGCAATGAATCCCGTGCCATTCAAATCGCACGAGAATATTTGGAAACCCACTACACCGAAAATGTGAGCCTCGAAACGCTAGCGGCGATCGCTCACCTTAGCCCGTTTCATCTACTCCGCACCTTCCGCAAACAGGTCGGTTTGCCACCTCACGAATATCTCAACCAGGTTCGCTTTCGGCAGGCAAAGAAATTACTGGTGCAGGGACAACCCATTCGTGAAGTCGCCCATGTCACAGGTTTTGCGGATCAGAGCCACCTCACCCGCCAATTTAAGCGGATGATTGGGGTCACACCGGGGCAATATCGATCGCCATAA
- a CDS encoding FAD-dependent hydroxylase, with amino-acid sequence MMALDYDVAIAGGGIVGLTLACALQHTGLRIALIEAKPREVSLKHRRAYHITLMSSRIFSGLGVWDAILPHITTFRQIRLADEFHPAVVNLHPQDLGTPALGYVAEHHVLLKALYDRLEQATNVDWLCPAEVLEADYRPESVQLTVGVAGTERRITARLLVAADGSRSPLRQQAGIDTHGWQYWQSCITAVIRPEKPHGDIAREHFWTSGPFATLPLPDNRAQIVLTAPHAEAKAWMAVDNEQFLAELNRRYDGQLGRLVLEGDRLLFPVQLMQSDRYVRPRLALVGDAAHCCHPVGGQGLNMGIRDVAALADVLKTALQRQEDLGSLRVLKRYEGWRKLENLTILGFTDFLDRCFSNQWLPLVILRRLGLRVMRSVRPLRFIALRLMTGLMGRTPALAKR; translated from the coding sequence ATGATGGCATTAGATTACGATGTGGCGATCGCAGGGGGTGGCATTGTCGGGCTAACACTGGCGTGTGCGTTGCAACATACGGGTTTGCGGATTGCATTGATTGAGGCAAAGCCCCGGGAAGTCAGTCTCAAGCATCGAAGAGCCTATCACATCACCCTGATGTCGAGCCGTATCTTCAGTGGATTGGGTGTGTGGGATGCGATTCTGCCACACATTACTACGTTTCGCCAGATTCGCCTTGCCGATGAGTTTCATCCTGCGGTGGTGAATTTGCACCCACAGGATTTGGGGACTCCGGCGTTGGGCTATGTCGCGGAACATCACGTTCTTCTCAAAGCCCTGTACGATCGCCTGGAGCAAGCGACGAACGTCGATTGGTTGTGCCCGGCTGAAGTACTTGAGGCAGACTATCGCCCTGAATCTGTGCAGTTGACTGTTGGTGTTGCTGGAACCGAACGCCGCATCACAGCCCGGTTGCTAGTTGCAGCCGATGGATCGCGATCGCCCCTGCGTCAACAAGCAGGGATTGACACCCATGGTTGGCAATATTGGCAGTCGTGCATTACAGCCGTCATTCGCCCGGAAAAACCACACGGAGACATTGCCCGCGAGCACTTCTGGACGAGTGGTCCCTTTGCCACTCTGCCATTGCCTGACAACCGTGCTCAGATTGTGTTAACGGCTCCCCACGCCGAAGCCAAAGCCTGGATGGCAGTGGATAACGAGCAGTTTTTGGCTGAGTTAAATCGCCGCTACGATGGGCAGTTGGGGCGTTTGGTGTTGGAGGGCGATCGCCTCCTGTTCCCGGTGCAACTGATGCAGAGCGATCGCTATGTACGTCCTCGATTGGCACTGGTGGGTGATGCGGCGCACTGTTGCCATCCGGTGGGTGGGCAGGGTCTAAACATGGGGATTCGTGATGTGGCAGCCCTGGCAGATGTGCTCAAAACGGCTCTGCAACGGCAGGAAGATCTGGGTAGTTTGCGAGTCCTGAAACGCTATGAAGGTTGGCGCAAACTGGAAAACCTCACCATTTTGGGCTTTACCGACTTTCTCGATCGCTGCTTCTCAAATCAGTGGTTGCCGTTGGTTATCCTGCGGCGATTGGGCTTGCGTGTGATGCGATCGGTGCGTCCGTTGCGGTTTATCGCTCTCCGTCTGATGACAGGACTCATGGGACGTACCCCGGCTCTGGCAAAACGTTGA
- a CDS encoding class I SAM-dependent methyltransferase, with translation MSNTPENVDHAALDRAVSDYELILENRDRLVRAYNDLGITFFQQGQFDQAVQNFEYILNVTPPLPRLEIAKVYFNLALVVAKQGNAEQSTRYLQQALEQDETFEPAKLELSRQQYDAEVRAKNYQFTQDWFSRNLLIWQEYLHPFIGQPNLAFLEVGSWEGRATCWLLDRVLTDASVSITCVDTFAGGGEYQGMDDHYIQSIEARFDSNIAKTGAASKVKKVVGESQIVLRSLPFDTYDFIYIDGSHEPSDVLIDAVLCWGLLKENGILIFDDYDFPLRNPNYRTDIGINAFLDVFDSKIKILLQSHQVVIQKIRNHS, from the coding sequence ATGAGTAATACCCCTGAAAACGTTGATCATGCTGCACTCGATCGAGCAGTTAGCGATTACGAACTGATTCTAGAAAATCGCGATCGCTTAGTGCGTGCTTACAACGATCTGGGGATTACATTTTTTCAGCAGGGACAATTCGATCAAGCCGTTCAAAATTTTGAATACATCCTCAATGTCACACCCCCATTGCCTCGACTTGAGATCGCGAAAGTTTATTTCAATCTGGCACTGGTTGTTGCAAAACAAGGAAACGCAGAGCAAAGTACTCGTTATTTACAACAAGCATTAGAACAGGATGAGACATTTGAACCTGCCAAACTAGAGCTTTCAAGACAACAATATGATGCTGAAGTTCGTGCTAAAAACTATCAATTTACACAGGATTGGTTTAGCCGAAATCTCCTCATTTGGCAGGAATATCTACATCCGTTTATTGGACAGCCCAATCTGGCTTTTTTGGAAGTGGGTTCCTGGGAGGGACGAGCCACCTGTTGGTTACTCGATCGCGTCTTAACCGATGCATCTGTCTCAATCACCTGTGTTGACACCTTCGCGGGAGGTGGGGAATATCAAGGAATGGATGACCATTACATCCAATCGATCGAAGCCCGATTTGATAGCAATATTGCCAAAACTGGGGCTGCTTCTAAAGTCAAAAAAGTGGTCGGAGAATCTCAAATCGTATTGCGATCGCTTCCTTTTGATACCTACGATTTCATCTATATTGATGGCTCCCATGAACCCAGCGATGTGTTAATAGATGCAGTGCTATGTTGGGGTTTATTAAAGGAGAATGGCATCCTCATTTTTGATGATTACGACTTCCCCCTCCGCAATCCCAATTACCGAACTGATATCGGCATCAATGCATTTCTCGATGTCTTTGACAGCAAAATCAAAATCTTGCTGCAATCTCATCAAGTGGTGATTCAAAAAATTAGAAATCATAGCTGA